In Phycisphaerales bacterium, the sequence CCCACAATGGCCACACGCGGAATCGGCATCGATCGTCCCCATCAAAATCTCAATCACAAAACGCCAAGCCCCAATCATAGGTCGCACGCCAACCTACCCCGCCGATACACACCCGCCAAACACTCATATCCTTCCCCGTGCCAGAAAATCAGGCCCATTCCTCGCCCAACCCACACGATCAACCACACGATCAATCCCCCGATCCAACCCTCCCCTCGTGGGGCACAGAATCCACGGAAACCCGACTCGCCCGCCTCGCCAAGGACGCCCGCGCTCTGCCCCCAATCCCAGGCGTCTACCTCCTGAAGGACCACACCGGCGTCGTCCTCTACGTCGGCAAGGCCGCACGACTCCCCGACCGCGTCTCGTCCTACTTCGTCCCCAGCGCCGACCTCGGCCCGCGCAAAGAGCCCCTCCGCGATCTCGTCCACGCCATCGATCACATCCCCTGCGAGACCGAGTGGGAGGCACTCCTCGCCGAGAACCGCCTCATCAAGGACATCAAGCCGCGCTTCAACACGCGCCTCCTCGACGATAAAACCTTCCCCTACCTCGCCATCACCACGCGCGAGGACTTCGCCCGCGTCGTCGTCACCCGCGACCTCACCGCCCCCGAACTCAAAGGCGCCCGATTCCTCGGCCCCTTCGCCCACGCCGGCGCCCTCCGCGAAGCGGTCCAGGTCCTCCAGCGCATCTTCAAGTTCCGCACCTGCTCCCTCGACATCATCGAGAACCACCCGAGCAACAAACACTTCCGCCCCTGCATCCTCCACGCCATCGGCCAGTGCACCGCCCCCTGCGCCGACAAGATCACCAAAGACGCCTACAAGGCCGACATCGACCGCTTCCTCCGCTTCCTCGACACCAAGCGCAGCGTCGTTCTCAAGGAACTCACCGCCGAGATGGCCGCCGCCTCCGAGTCACAGAACTACGAGCGCGCCGCCGTCCTCCGCGACCAGATCCGCGCCATCGAGAAACTCGAAGCCCGCGCCAGCCGAAGCGACGGCTGGCAGCCCGAGACCGAAGCCTCCATCATCGAGCCGCAGAAGTCCCTCAAATCCCTCCAGCGCATCCTCGGCCTTCACGACCCCATCCGCTGCATCGAGGCCATCGACATCGCCCATCTCCAGGGCAGCGAAACCGTCGCCTCCAAGGTCTGCTTCGTCGACGCACGCCCCCTCAAAAGTGAATACCGCCGCTACAAAATCCAGACCGCCCAGAGCGGCGACGGCGGCCCTGACAGCATCATGGTCGGCACCGCCGGAAAAAACGACGACTACGCCTCCATCCGAGAGGTCGTTGAACGCCGCTACAAAGAAGCCGGCGCCGGCCACGAGTTGTACCCCGACGTCATCCTCATCGACGGCGGCCTCGGCCAACTCCACGCCGCCCTCGAAGCCTTCGAATCCCTCGACGTCAAACCCCCCATGGTCATCTCTCTCGCCAAGAAGGAAGAACTCATCTACGTCCAACGCCGCTCCACGCCCATCCGCCTCTCCAGAACCAACCCAGGCCTCCGCCTCTGCCAGGCCATCCGAGACGAGGCCCATCGCTTCGCCCAGCACTACCACCACGTGCTGCGAAGAAAGGCGACGCTGGAAGAAGACTAACACGCACGCTCAGATACGTCTCCGTTCCTGGGTACCCCCACGCTCCGCGTGGGCTACTTCCTCTACTCCATGCTCCATTCCCCTCACGAACAACTCAACCCGCTGAACTCCCTTCTCTTTCCACATCTTGCTTCGCTTCTGACGCATCCCACACCACGGTCCAACACCGTTCAAATGCCGGGATCATCACCTGTCTGTACCACTCCTTGTTATGGTCTGGGAACCGCCTCTGAAACTCCAGCATGAACTCGCAGAATCCCTCGAACTCTTCGTCAGCACGAAACGCCAAACACTCATCTTGTGTGACGAACGCCACATTGATAATGTCGTACGCCCACACATCATCCTTGTACGCGACGATTTGGCGGACTTCATCCCATCGACAGCGTTGAACAACCTCGCCGTTCAAACGGACCCACACGCTCACATTGTCCCACATGACCACCCACGAGGCCTTCGTCGTATCTCGCTCTCGTCGCGATTGAAGCCATTCGATGATGCGTCGTCCTAGGCTCATGCGGCGTCTCAGAGTCGAGTTGGTATCGGTGGCTACGCTCCGTCCAAACCACCCACCCCAATTCCTTCCCGATCCAGAAGTGTGGCCTCACAACCTCTCACCAAACACTCCAAACACGTAGTAGCACCCCGGCTTATCCGGCGTGCTCACCGCGAACGCCGCCGCCGCGACGCACGCGTCCTCCCACGTGTCGAGAAGGCAGTACTCATTCGCAGGATAGTTCCGCGCCTCCATCCCGCAGAACAACGGGCTGCACCCAAATCCACCCGCAAGCGCAGGCGTGGACGCGTCGTTCTCAACGCTGTCCGCCCAACGCTCCACCACGTCGAAGCCCAGAAACACCAACCCATCCGCGGATCTCGCCCCGGGGAGCAATGGGTCACTCGTCCCAAAGATCTCCTCAACACGCACCTCGCGAATCGATCCTTGATGGTCAAATCTCAGCGGGTAGAACTCATACGCAAACAGATGGAACTCATCGGGATCGCCCGACTCCTCCAGCGCCACCCGCGCGGCCGCCGGCGTCTCGTACAACCCCGCACAATTGAAGTCCCACCGATCAACCCACCCCTCTGGCCGTGGTAGGTTGCACTCCGTCACGCTCGCCACACGCCGCACACGCTCCGCCCCAACCCACGCCGGGCATGCCTCAAACACCTTGAAGCAGTACCCAAGGAACTGTGGCATCGGCCGAGTAATAGACACTCGCTCGGCGTTCATAGCACCCGCCCCTCATCTTTCCCGATCCCCAGCGCCGGCCTCACATCCACCTGCACCAGCGTCTCCCCAACACGCTCCCGCTGCAGACGCTTCGCCGTCTCCGGATCCACATAATCACTGTGGCACGACAGCGCAGCCTCCTTCTCCTCTTTGGCAACTTGGCCATGTGTCGATTTGGCCATTTCCCGCTTCGTCTTCGATGCAAGCCGGTGAATCTCCTCCGGGCTGAGCACCCCGCGCTTCTCCAATATCTCCCGCTGCTCCGCCGTGAGCGCCGCGCTCTTCACCGGCGCCCCCAACTTCCCACTCGCCCCCACACGCTCAAAGCCCTCGGCCTTCCCGCTCGCGAACTCCTGGATCTCCTTGCTGATCCGCACACTGCACCAGTCGTGCCCGCACATCGCGCAGAAATCCGTATCAACGTCCAGATCCTCATCGTGATACGCCCGTGCCGTGTCCGGATCGAACGACAACTCGAAGTGCCGCTCCCAGTTCAGCGCGGCCCGAGCCTTGGTCAACTCATCGTCCCGATCCCGCGACCCCGGAATCCCCAGCGCCACGTCCGCCGCGTGCGCCGCGATCTTGTACGCGATGCACCCCTGCTTCACATCGTCCTTCTTCGGCAAACCCAGGTGCTCCTTCGGCGTCACATAGCACAGCATCGACGCCCCGTGGTACGCGATCGCCGTCGCCCCGATGCACGATGTAATATGATCGTACCCCGGGAAAATATCCGTCACCAGCGGTCCCAGCACATAGAATGGCGCCCCATGGCAGAGCGCCCGCTGCACCTTCGCGTTCCACTCGATCTGATCGAACGGCACATGCCCGGGACCCTCGATCATCACCTGCACGCCGTGCCGCCACGCCCGCTCGGTGAGTTCGCCTAGCGTCTCGAGTTCCGCGATCTGCGCCGCGTCCGTCGCGTCCGCCAGTCCCCCAGGCCGCAGCCCGTCGCCGATCGAGAATGTCACATCACTCTCGCGCAGGATCTCGCAGATCTCCTCCCACCGCTCATACATGATGTTCTCTTGGTTGTGCACGAGCATCCACTTCGCCAGAAGCGACCCGCCCCGCGACACGATACCGATCAGCCGGTTCTTCACCAGTTTCAGGTGCCCCCGCCGGACCCCCGCGTGGATCGTGAAATAGTCCACACCCTGCGCCGCCTGATGCCGAAGGCTCGCCTCGATCGTCGCCCAATCCAGATCCTCGATTCTCTTCCCGATGATCATCGAATAAATCGGCACCGTCCCGATCGGCACCGTCGCGTTCCGCACAATCGCCTCCCTGCACGCATCAAGATCGCCCCCCGTGGACAGGTCCATCACCGTGTCCGCCCCCCACTTCTCCGCCCACTTCAGTTTCTCGACCTCCTCCGCCGTCCCGCTCGACACGGGGCTCGCCCCCATGTTCGCGTTCACCTTCGTCAGGCTCGCCCGCCCGATCGCCATCGGATCGAGTTTGTAACCAAGGTGATTCACATTCGCCGGAATCACCATCCGCCCCGCCGCCACCTCATCGCGCACAGCCTCCGCCCCCTGCCCCGGGAACATCACCCCAAAGTGCCCCTCGCGCTCCGCCACCCGCCGCATCTGTGGCGTCACAATCCCCAGCCGCGCAAACTCCAACTGCGTCACAGGCCGGAACCCTTTGGGATACACAACCCGAACTCGCACCGAGTTCGCCTCCCCACTTTTCACGGCCCGCGAGAACTCCACAAACTCCCGAGTGTCCCCAAGACAGTTCGTGCACGCCTCGCCCTTCATCTTCGGGAACGCCCGCGACGACGCGTCCGGCACATGCACATTCCCACTCTGCACATCCCCCGACCACGCCCCACGCTCCTGCACACCCAACTCAGAAACACCCCACATCTCCGGCAGAAAATCCCAAGCCGTCTTCCCGCTCACCCCTGGCATCCCCGGCGTGTCCGGACTGCTGAACGCCAACGCCCCACCAACATCCGGCGCATTCGCAAACGACCCAGGCGTCGTCATGCCCTCCGACGACGACGGACTCATCGCCCCGCGCACCGGCGGCACAAACCGAGAAAGTCCCGAACCCTGCTCATGTGTGGAATTGAATGACATCGTCGCGTTCCCTCCGCCGGTCCAAACCGGATCAGGTTCAACGGGTACCTCTCAGCGGCCATAGGTGGCACGGCTCTCCAGAGCCGTGCAGGCCGCGCCCCGAGCGTCAACAACACTGTAGGAGTTCCCCACTATCCCAGAATCCGCGTCGACCGACCAGAATCCGCGTTGCTCGCGTGAATCCACACACATCACTCTCGCGAAACAAGCCCGGATTCGATCAATCTCACCACCCACCAACCAAGGAGACCACCATGAAGCCCATCGACCTCATCGCCCTCCTCCTCGTCATCGTCGGTGCCCTCAACTGGGGCCTCTGGGCCGCCTTCAAGTTCGACCTCGTCGCCACCATCTTCGGCGACTACTCCGCACTCTCCCGAATCGTCTACGGCCTCGTCGGCCTCTCCGCCATCGTCATCCTCGCCCGAACGCCTGGCCTACTCAAACTCAGGGCGGCGTAACGAGTCAAATCAGGTATTCAACTGCGGCGCGGCGACGCCTCGAGGTCTACCGAATATCGTGCCCCGAGCCTTGCACGATTGCTAGTAAGGTCTACTAGCTTGGTTTCCACACGATCTTCGACGACGATGGACTCTATTTCGAACCCGCAACGTTACGCGTCTGTATCTTGATGAATCACCGGGACCGAAGCACAAGCACCACGACAACGATCACCACAACAATCACAACCCCAACCACAGCTCGTGCCACGAATTGACGAATAACTTGCTCGGGACGCTCCACCGCAACATTCGGCATCTCAGGCGCCTTCGGCTCGTCTCCCCAACCATCCCAGAACGTGGAACTCGAGTCCGGATGTTCAAGTTGTGCAAATCGAGCCTCCATGTACGAATCTCTGCCCGCAGTCCATTCCGCTGCTGCCGCGCGTGCGCGTGCAAAGTACGCATCGATTTCTGAGGTATACGTCTCCATAAGCTCGCCACCAAATCCGATCGACGAGTGCATCGGCAGATCAGGATCGAAGTCGAGGTGGAACGATGATTTCCCGTCCGCGATCAGATCTCGGACTCGTAGTTTGGCGAGATACGCCAGCGAAGCATCTCCGTGTGCATCCAAGCACGCTCCTAGAGCCCAAGTCATATCCACACTCTCCCACGCATTCCCCAGGACCATGAGGCCAGAGATTCCCCGAATCGCATCCTCGATTTGATCTTTCGTCCATCGCCCGCGAACGAGAAATGCGTCTGTACCGTCCGCCTCCGTGAGAGACTGGAGAAACACCGGCTGAGGAAACTCCCCAGGTGCCGGCAACTCCATCAACCACCGAATAGCCGCCAACTGATACTTCTCCCGCCCAAAGTGCGCCTCCGGATTGATCTCAATCGCCCGACTGATCTCACGTTCCCCAGCCTTCAGATCCCCAAGATCATCCCGCCTCGCTCCCGCCCGCAACCATCGGTGCGCGTGAAACGTACCCAGATTCGCGTGATACCGATACTCATGCTCGCGAACATCCTCCCGATTCGCGTCAAGCCCATCAAGCACCTCCCGCTTCTTGGCCATCCACTCGATCGCTTCGTCCGACCGCCCAATCCGATCGCACGCCACGCCCGCATCGTCGTACAGGTCGAGCCGTGAGGTGTCCGCCGCGATCTCGCGTTCCACCCGCTCGAGCCGCATCTCGTAATACCGTGGCGGATTCCGCTCGATCCTTCCCGTCAGAATCTCCGCGATCCCAGGCAGCCCCTTCGCCTCCATCTGCAGCGTGTCGTAATCCCACAAACACGCCAGTGTCGCCGACGCTCCACACACCCTCGGCGCCAAGACGCCACACAGCATCATGACCATGAATACCGCGAGGCTCACACGCTCTCGATAACCACGTACTCGACTCGCACCTCGATCAGTCATGAGTCACCTCGATCTGCTTCGCGTGCCCTTCGTTCATCACACTATTCGACAACCAAAGCCACGTGATCCGTCAGAACTCACTCACTCCACCACGCTCGCCGCCAGAACCTCCATCGGGTGCATCCCCCGCACCACCCCATCCGTCCCGTCATGCACCTGGTGACGGCACGACGTCCCCGACATCACCATCACATCCCCAGCCTGCAGCGCCCGCGCCGCCGGCAACACCGCCAACTCCCCAATCCGCATCGAGAGTTCATACCGCTCCTCCCCAAACCCGAACGCCCCCGCCATCCCGCAGCACCCCGAATCGAGAACCTCCACCCGCGCGTCCTCGATCCGCCGCAGCGCCCGCGCCGACGTCTCCGCCCCCCACAGCGCCTTCTGATGGCAGTGCCCATGCAGCACCACGCGCGTCGTCGCACCCGAGCCCTCACGCCCAAGCCGCAGCCGCGCCCGCTTCGGGTGCTGTGCCCACTCGCGATCCAAAAAGTCCTCGGGCATCCAGCACTTCGCCGCGATCGCCTCCAGATCCTTCCGATCCACACCCGTCTTGAGCGCCCGCCAGTCGTCCTTGATCGCCGACAAGCACGAAGGCTCCGCCACCACAATCGCCCGCACCGCCGGATCGCGTGCAAACTCCACCAGCCGCGCCGCCGTCCCCTCGATCTCCGCCCGCGCCCCCTCCAAAACGCCCAGCGAGATCTTCGCCCGTGCGCAACACCCCGCGTCCGCCAGCACCACCTCATACCCAAACGCCTCGAACACCCGCCGCGTCGCCAGCCCGATCCCCGGCTCGTTGTACATCGAAAAGCAATCACCAAACAGCACGACCCGCGCCCGCGATCCGCCACCCTCCAGCCCCACCCTCTTCGAACTCGTCTCGCTTCGCCGCGACCCACCCCACAGTGAAGCAAGCGATCGCTCATACACCGGCATCGACCGCTTCGCATGAATCCCAAGCACCCGGTTCACGACCGCCCGCCCCAACGCCGACCGATTCACCGCGTTCGCCACGCCCGGCATCAACGACGCCAACCGCCCGAGCAACCTCGCCTCTCCCATGATCCGTGCCGCCATCGGCACACCGTTCACCCGATACCGCTGCGCCGTGTACTCCGCCTTCAGCCGCGCAATATCCACATTGCTCGGGCACTCCGTCTTGCACGCCTTGCAACTCAAGCACAGATCCAGCGTCTCCATCGTCGCCGCATCATCCCACGCGGCACCACTTCCATCGTCACTCTGCCCAGTGATCGCCAGCCGCAGCGCGTTCCCCCGCCCGCGCGTCGAGTGCCGCTCGTCCAGCGTCGCCATGTACGAGGGGCACATCGTTCCCCCCTGCTTCTTCCGGCACACCCCCGCCCCATTGCACAACTCCACCGCGTGATCAAACCCGGACTCCGCGCTGTAGTCGAAGTACGTCTCAATCTCGGGCACCACGACCGCCCGCTCGTGTGGCGAGATCCGCAGCCGCTCCGTCATCGTCTCAACTCCCCGAGCCTCCACGATGTTCCCAGGATTGAGGAGCCCCATCGGATCAAAGATCGCCTTCACCTCCCGCATCGCCCTCATGATCCGCTCGCCATAGAACCGCTCGAGCAAAGGCGTGCGTACCCGCCCATCACCATGCTCCCCAGACATCACGCCGCCAAGCGACTTCGCCAGGTCCGCCACCTCCATCGCGATCGAACGCATCCGAGCCCGATCACCCTCTTCATGCAGATCAATCAATGGCCGGACATGCAACACACCCACCGACGCGTGCGCATAAAACGCCGCCCGAGTCCCATGCCGCTCCACGATCGAACGAAACTCCCGCACAAACCGCGACAACTGCTCCACAGGTACGGCATTGTCCTCCACAAACGTGATCGGCTTGCGATTCCCCGGAATCCCATGCAGCAAAGGCTCCCCGGCCTTCCGCAACTTCCACGCCCCAAGCATCGCCCCCGCGTCCGTGTGCTCCGCGATCGCCGCACTCGAATCACTCCTCGAGATCACCCCGCGCAGCGCCGCAAACCGCTCCCGAATCTCCCCCTCGCTCTCGCCAAAGTACTCCACATACAACACCGCCCGCAGCGCTCCCTCGCGAGGCGAAGGGCACACCTCCACATACCGCGAGCACTCCACGTTCGCCCGCGCCAGATCAATCACCGTGTCGTCCAGCAACTCCACCGCCGAGGGCGAAGTCCCCAGAATCGCCACGACCGAATCAATCGCAGATTCCAAAGACGAGAACCCCACCACCGCCAACCCCTTCGCCCTGGGCCTCGGATGTAACCTCAGTTCCGCCCCCAGCGTGAGCGCCAGCGTCCCCTCGCTCCCGCACACGAGATGCGCGAGGTTCACCCGATCCAGCATCTCCTCCGTGATCGCCATCTCCCGCACATCCGCGGGCAACGCCGTCGCATCATTCCCATTCCCACCCAGCGCCTGATCCAGCACCATGTCCAGCGCATACCCCGCGTTCCGCCGAACCGTCCGAGGAAAACGCTCCCGAATCTCCGGCCCGATCGCCAGCACCACCTCCAGCACCCGCCGAGTCAACTCCCGCACCATCGGATCGCGCGACGCCTCGCCCCTCGCCAACCGCACCCGATGCCCCGACGCCAGCAGCACATCCACCGCCAACAAATTCTCGCTCGTCCGCCCATACAGAATCGAACGCGACCCCGCCGCGTTGTTCCCGATGCACCCCCCCACATTCGCCTGACGGCTCGTCGCCGGATCCGGCGCAAAGAACAACCCCATCCCCGCCACCCCCCCCAACCGATCATTCAGATCATCTACCGTGATCCCAGGCTCCACTACACACCGCCGCCCCGACACATCCTCTTCCAATATCGCCGTGCAACGCGCCGAAAAATCAATCACCACCGCCTCGTTCGTGCACTGCCCCGCCAGGCTCGTCCCCCCGCCCCGCGGCAAAACCGCCACACCCGCCTCAAAGCACGCCCGCGCCGCCCGCACCGCATCCCCCACCGACGCCGGCACCACCACCCCCAGCGCCTCCACCTGATAGAGCGAAGCATCCGTCGCGTACAACTGCCGATGGTGCCGATCGAACCACACCTCGCCGAGCACCACCTCGCGCAGCCGCGCCTCCAGCCGCGCCAGCGCCGCCTCTCCCACGCGCGCACGAGACCTCTCCGCCACGCCCGCACCATCCCGCGCCGCCGTTCCAAGCACATCAAGTCGGATCATCGCCCCGACTGTACGCCCAAACGCCGAACACTCCGCATCCTGTCACGCGCGTGTCACCACCACGACGGAAACACACACCCACCGGGATCCAGACCAGCACCCCACGCGTCCAACCCCACGCCTTTCTCCCGACATCCAGAACTCCACGCCGATGATCCCAGTACCCTTCCGTGCCCGCGATCACACACTCAGCAGTGCGCCCGGCCTTTCTCGATCACCCACGACACTCCCCACCACGACCACACCAGCCACAAGGAAACGCCATGACCACTCAAACACAACGCCTCGCCCCAAATCGCACCGCAGCACTCGCCCTCCTCGCCCTCACCGCCGGCACAACCCTCGCCCTCCTCCCCATACCCACCACCCTCGCCCAGAACACATCCGACGCCAACCAACTCGCCGCCGACAACCTCCCCATCCGAAAAATCACCCTCTACCGCTCCGGCGTCGCCTCCTTCGAACGCGGCGGCCTCATCGACGGCACCGCCCAGATCCAACTCCGGTTCAACGCCGACCAGGTCAACGACATCCTCAAATCCATGGTCGTCCTCGACCTCTCCGGCAAAGGCCGCATCGACGGCATCAGTTACGCCTCCAAAGAGCCCCTCTCCCGCCGACTCGCCAGTTTCGGCGTCGACATCGCCGACGAACCAACCCTCGCCACCCTCCTCTCCCGGCTCCGCGGTGCCGTCGCCTCCATCGACGTCGGCGATCGCAAACTCCGAGGCACCATCCTCGGCGGCGAAAAACGCGAAGAAGCACCCGCCAACGCCCAGCAAAAAGTCTCCAAGCCCTACCTCAACCTCGTCACCGACTCCGGCATCGAGTCCGTCGACCTGACCGCCATCTCCCGCGTCCGCATCGAAGACCCCGAACTCAACGCCGAACTCATGAAGGCCCTCGCCGCACTCGCCGAGCACCGCGCCGACCGCTCGCGCACCGTCGATGTCAACGTCACGGGCGAAGGCGCCCGCAACATCGTTGTCGCCTATGTCCAGGAAGCCCCCGTCTGGAAGACCAGTTACCGACTCGTCCTCCCCGACGCCCCGACCTCGCGATCTTCCAAGCCAGGCTCCATGACCGTCCAGGGCTGGGCCATCGTCGAGAACACCACCGACGAAGACTGGCGCGATGTCCGACTCTCCCTCGTCTCAGGCCGCCCCGTCAGTTTCACCATGGACCTCTACGAACCCCTCTACCTCCCACGCCCCGAGATCCCCGTCCCCACTATCCCTGGCGTCATGCCCAGAACCTACGCCGGCGGCGTCGATCAATACAAAGACTCAGCAGATGCCGCCAACGCTTCGATCCGTGATCGATCCGCCGCCCGAAGTAAACTCGCCACCGGGGGCTTCGCAGGGGCCGCACCCGCTGCTCCGGCCGCAGAAGCAGCGCCGGCGTTCGACCTTGCATACGCCATCTCCGCCGACGACATGGCCGGCTACGGCGCCGCCGCCCAGGCCCGAGGTGTCGAGGCCGGCGAGATCTTCCAGTTCGAACTCACAACCCCCGTCAACGTCGAGCGCCAACGCTCCGCCATGCTCCCCATCCTCAACTCCAGCATCTCCGGACGCCGCGTCAGCATCTTCTCACCAAACGACAACTCCCAACACCCCATGCGAGGCGTTGAGATCACCAACACCAGCGACGTCCAGCTCATGCCCGGC encodes:
- a CDS encoding excinuclease ABC subunit UvrC, which codes for MHTRQTLISFPVPENQAHSSPNPHDQPHDQSPDPTLPSWGTESTETRLARLAKDARALPPIPGVYLLKDHTGVVLYVGKAARLPDRVSSYFVPSADLGPRKEPLRDLVHAIDHIPCETEWEALLAENRLIKDIKPRFNTRLLDDKTFPYLAITTREDFARVVVTRDLTAPELKGARFLGPFAHAGALREAVQVLQRIFKFRTCSLDIIENHPSNKHFRPCILHAIGQCTAPCADKITKDAYKADIDRFLRFLDTKRSVVLKELTAEMAAASESQNYERAAVLRDQIRAIEKLEARASRSDGWQPETEASIIEPQKSLKSLQRILGLHDPIRCIEAIDIAHLQGSETVASKVCFVDARPLKSEYRRYKIQTAQSGDGGPDSIMVGTAGKNDDYASIREVVERRYKEAGAGHELYPDVILIDGGLGQLHAALEAFESLDVKPPMVISLAKKEELIYVQRRSTPIRLSRTNPGLRLCQAIRDEAHRFAQHYHHVLRRKATLEED
- the thiC gene encoding phosphomethylpyrimidine synthase; translation: MKGEACTNCLGDTREFVEFSRAVKSGEANSVRVRVVYPKGFRPVTQLEFARLGIVTPQMRRVAEREGHFGVMFPGQGAEAVRDEVAAGRMVIPANVNHLGYKLDPMAIGRASLTKVNANMGASPVSSGTAEEVEKLKWAEKWGADTVMDLSTGGDLDACREAIVRNATVPIGTVPIYSMIIGKRIEDLDWATIEASLRHQAAQGVDYFTIHAGVRRGHLKLVKNRLIGIVSRGGSLLAKWMLVHNQENIMYERWEEICEILRESDVTFSIGDGLRPGGLADATDAAQIAELETLGELTERAWRHGVQVMIEGPGHVPFDQIEWNAKVQRALCHGAPFYVLGPLVTDIFPGYDHITSCIGATAIAYHGASMLCYVTPKEHLGLPKKDDVKQGCIAYKIAAHAADVALGIPGSRDRDDELTKARAALNWERHFELSFDPDTARAYHDEDLDVDTDFCAMCGHDWCSVRISKEIQEFASGKAEGFERVGASGKLGAPVKSAALTAEQREILEKRGVLSPEEIHRLASKTKREMAKSTHGQVAKEEKEAALSCHSDYVDPETAKRLQRERVGETLVQVDVRPALGIGKDEGRVL
- a CDS encoding DUF378 domain-containing protein produces the protein MKPIDLIALLLVIVGALNWGLWAAFKFDLVATIFGDYSALSRIVYGLVGLSAIVILARTPGLLKLRAA
- a CDS encoding FAD-binding protein, producing the protein MIRLDVLGTAARDGAGVAERSRARVGEAALARLEARLREVVLGEVWFDRHHRQLYATDASLYQVEALGVVVPASVGDAVRAARACFEAGVAVLPRGGGTSLAGQCTNEAVVIDFSARCTAILEEDVSGRRCVVEPGITVDDLNDRLGGVAGMGLFFAPDPATSRQANVGGCIGNNAAGSRSILYGRTSENLLAVDVLLASGHRVRLARGEASRDPMVRELTRRVLEVVLAIGPEIRERFPRTVRRNAGYALDMVLDQALGGNGNDATALPADVREMAITEEMLDRVNLAHLVCGSEGTLALTLGAELRLHPRPRAKGLAVVGFSSLESAIDSVVAILGTSPSAVELLDDTVIDLARANVECSRYVEVCPSPREGALRAVLYVEYFGESEGEIRERFAALRGVISRSDSSAAIAEHTDAGAMLGAWKLRKAGEPLLHGIPGNRKPITFVEDNAVPVEQLSRFVREFRSIVERHGTRAAFYAHASVGVLHVRPLIDLHEEGDRARMRSIAMEVADLAKSLGGVMSGEHGDGRVRTPLLERFYGERIMRAMREVKAIFDPMGLLNPGNIVEARGVETMTERLRISPHERAVVVPEIETYFDYSAESGFDHAVELCNGAGVCRKKQGGTMCPSYMATLDERHSTRGRGNALRLAITGQSDDGSGAAWDDAATMETLDLCLSCKACKTECPSNVDIARLKAEYTAQRYRVNGVPMAARIMGEARLLGRLASLMPGVANAVNRSALGRAVVNRVLGIHAKRSMPVYERSLASLWGGSRRSETSSKRVGLEGGGSRARVVLFGDCFSMYNEPGIGLATRRVFEAFGYEVVLADAGCCARAKISLGVLEGARAEIEGTAARLVEFARDPAVRAIVVAEPSCLSAIKDDWRALKTGVDRKDLEAIAAKCWMPEDFLDREWAQHPKRARLRLGREGSGATTRVVLHGHCHQKALWGAETSARALRRIEDARVEVLDSGCCGMAGAFGFGEERYELSMRIGELAVLPAARALQAGDVMVMSGTSCRHQVHDGTDGVVRGMHPMEVLAASVVE